A single Pseudomonadota bacterium DNA region contains:
- a CDS encoding uracil-DNA glycosylase family protein: MLQNNDTASLGHLLGEVRSCRVCAGDLPLGPRPVLRAATSARVLIIGQAPGTRVHASGIPWDDRSGDRLRDWMAVDHATFYDATRIAIVPMGFCYPGRDPRGGDNPPRPECAPLWHERVLDRLPNIELTLLVGGYAQRRYLGKAAGSSLTETVTAWRDHLPRFFATPHPSWRNTAWLKRHPWFETEALPELRRRIAALT, encoded by the coding sequence ATGCTTCAGAACAACGACACCGCATCCTTGGGCCATCTGCTTGGCGAGGTCCGGTCATGCCGCGTCTGTGCCGGCGACCTGCCGCTCGGCCCCCGGCCGGTCCTACGCGCGGCGACCTCGGCCCGGGTCCTGATCATCGGACAGGCACCGGGCACCAGGGTTCACGCATCCGGCATTCCCTGGGACGACAGGAGCGGCGACCGGCTGCGCGACTGGATGGCCGTCGATCATGCAACCTTCTATGACGCGACGCGCATTGCCATCGTGCCCATGGGGTTCTGTTATCCCGGGCGCGATCCGCGTGGCGGCGACAATCCGCCCCGGCCGGAATGCGCGCCGCTGTGGCACGAACGTGTTCTCGATCGGTTGCCGAACATCGAGCTGACACTGCTTGTTGGCGGCTACGCCCAGCGCCGCTATCTGGGCAAGGCCGCGGGCTCGAGCCTGACGGAGACCGTTACGGCCTGGCGCGACCACCTGCCGCGCTTTTTCGCGACACCGCACCCGTCATGGCGCAACACCGCATGGCTAAAGCGCCACCCCTGGTTTGAAACCGAGGCGCTGCCGGAGCTGCGACGCCGGATCGCCGCCCTCACCTAA